A genomic region of Mycobacterium sp. Aquia_213 contains the following coding sequences:
- a CDS encoding Zn-ribbon domain-containing OB-fold protein: MTATSSGPTTIDHSEPPLSAPLTLAFDYTRSVGATLGKFFTALRERRVLGVRGSDGRVHVPPAEYDPVTYEPLGEMVPVSSVGTVVSWTWQPDPLEGQPLDRPFAWALIKLDGADTPLIHAVDAGEPDKINTGARVHVHWADETVGAITDIAYFKLGDEKEPVEPVASDQDPVTMIVTPVSLTIQHTASHEESAYLRAIAEGKLLGARTGKNGKVYFPPHGADPATGQPTTEFVELPDKGTVTTFAIINIPFQGQRIKPPYVAAYVLLDGADIPFLHLVADIDAHEVRMGMRVEAVWRPREEWGFGIDNIEYFRPTGEPDAEYDTYKHHL, from the coding sequence GTGACAGCCACTTCGAGCGGCCCGACCACGATCGATCACTCCGAGCCGCCCCTCTCAGCGCCGTTAACTCTCGCCTTCGACTACACCCGTTCAGTCGGTGCCACGCTAGGCAAGTTCTTCACCGCACTGCGTGAGCGCCGCGTCCTCGGAGTGCGCGGATCGGATGGCCGGGTGCATGTGCCACCGGCCGAATACGACCCGGTTACCTACGAACCGCTGGGCGAGATGGTACCGGTCTCATCCGTCGGCACCGTCGTGTCCTGGACCTGGCAGCCCGACCCGCTGGAGGGCCAGCCGCTGGACCGGCCGTTCGCCTGGGCCCTGATCAAGCTGGACGGCGCCGACACCCCGTTGATTCACGCGGTCGACGCCGGTGAACCGGACAAGATCAACACCGGCGCACGCGTGCATGTGCACTGGGCCGACGAGACGGTCGGCGCCATCACCGATATCGCCTATTTCAAGCTTGGTGACGAGAAAGAGCCGGTCGAGCCGGTCGCCAGCGACCAGGACCCGGTCACGATGATCGTCACGCCGGTCTCGCTGACCATTCAGCACACCGCGTCGCACGAGGAGAGCGCCTACTTGCGCGCCATCGCGGAAGGCAAGCTGCTGGGCGCGCGCACCGGGAAGAACGGCAAGGTCTACTTCCCGCCGCACGGCGCCGACCCGGCCACCGGCCAGCCCACGACCGAGTTCGTCGAGCTGCCGGACAAGGGCACCGTGACAACGTTCGCGATCATCAACATCCCGTTCCAGGGCCAGCGCATCAAGCCGCCCTACGTGGCCGCGTATGTGCTGCTGGACGGCGCCGACATCCCGTTCCTGCATCTGGTCGCCGACATCGACGCACACGAGGTGCGGATGGGCATGCGAGTGGAAGCGGTGTGGAGGCCCCGGGAGGAATGGGGTTTTGGCATCGACAACATCGAGTACTTCCGGCCCACCGGTGAACCGGACGCCGAGTACGACACCTACAAGCACCACCTGTAA
- a CDS encoding LLM class F420-dependent oxidoreductase, with amino-acid sequence MKLGLQLGYWGAQPPENHAELVAEAEAAGFDAVFTAEAWGSDAYTPLAWWGSSTQRVRLGTSVVQLSARTPTACAMAALTLDHLSGGRHILGLGVSGPQVVEGWYGQSFPKPLARTREYIDIIRQVWARKAPVTSDGPHYPLPRTGEGTTGLGKPLKPITHPLRADIPIMLGAEGPKNVALAAEVCDGWLPIFYTPRMADTYNEWLDEGFARPGARRSREDFEICATANIVITEDRSAAFAAMKPYIALYMGGMGAEDTNFHADVYRRMGYAEVVDDVTKLFRSNQKDKAAEIIPDEVIDDAAIVGDVDYVRKQIAAWEAAGVTMMVVSGRSPEQVRDLAALI; translated from the coding sequence ATGAAGCTGGGTTTGCAGCTGGGGTATTGGGGCGCTCAGCCGCCGGAGAACCACGCGGAACTCGTCGCCGAAGCGGAGGCCGCCGGATTCGACGCCGTGTTCACCGCCGAAGCATGGGGTTCCGACGCCTACACACCGCTGGCCTGGTGGGGTTCGTCGACGCAGCGGGTGCGGCTGGGCACGTCAGTCGTTCAGCTCTCCGCGCGCACCCCGACCGCGTGCGCGATGGCGGCGCTCACCCTCGACCACCTCAGCGGCGGCCGGCACATTCTCGGGCTCGGGGTGTCCGGGCCGCAGGTCGTGGAGGGCTGGTACGGCCAGTCGTTTCCCAAGCCGCTGGCCCGCACCCGCGAGTACATCGACATCATCCGGCAGGTGTGGGCCCGCAAGGCGCCGGTGACCAGCGACGGCCCCCACTACCCGCTACCGCGAACCGGCGAGGGCACCACGGGCCTGGGCAAGCCGCTCAAGCCCATCACCCACCCGCTGCGCGCCGACATCCCGATCATGCTGGGCGCCGAGGGGCCGAAGAACGTCGCGCTGGCCGCGGAGGTCTGCGACGGCTGGTTGCCGATCTTCTACACGCCACGGATGGCCGACACCTATAACGAGTGGCTGGACGAGGGCTTCGCGCGGCCGGGCGCCCGCCGCAGCCGCGAGGACTTCGAGATCTGCGCGACGGCCAACATCGTCATCACCGAGGACCGCAGCGCCGCATTCGCGGCCATGAAGCCCTACATCGCGCTCTACATGGGCGGCATGGGTGCCGAGGACACCAACTTCCACGCCGATGTCTATCGCCGGATGGGTTACGCCGAGGTGGTCGACGACGTCACCAAGCTGTTCCGCAGCAACCAGAAGGACAAGGCCGCCGAGATCATCCCCGACGAGGTCATCGACGATGCCGCGATCGTGGGCGACGTCGACTACGTCCGTAAGCAGATCGCGGCGTGGGAAGCCGCCGGCGTCACGATGATGGTCGTCTCCGGTCGCTCTCCCGAGCAGGTCCGAGACCTCGCCGCGCTGATCTAG
- a CDS encoding acetoacetate decarboxylase family protein, with translation MTVSQHTIAGTVLTMPVRIRQANQHMAMFSVDADAAQHLIDYSGLQVCRYLPGRTIVVLMLMHYIDGDLGQYYEFGTSVMVNPPGSTASGPRALGSAGAFIHHLPVDQPFTLEAGTKIWGYPKVMADFTIREGRQFGFDCVIDGQLVIGMDFRPGLPIRLTPRQQAQRSYSHRDGITRETAFEHTLDGVRTRLGGVSVRLGDHPYAKELASLGLPKRALLSSSADQVQMTFGDAQEIS, from the coding sequence ATGACTGTGTCGCAGCACACCATCGCGGGCACCGTCCTCACCATGCCGGTGAGGATCCGCCAGGCAAATCAGCACATGGCGATGTTCTCGGTGGACGCCGACGCCGCTCAGCACCTGATCGACTACAGCGGCCTGCAGGTCTGCCGCTACCTGCCCGGGCGCACGATCGTGGTCCTGATGCTGATGCACTACATCGACGGAGACCTGGGCCAGTACTACGAGTTCGGCACCAGCGTGATGGTCAACCCGCCGGGGTCGACCGCGAGCGGGCCGCGCGCCTTGGGGTCCGCCGGCGCCTTCATTCATCATCTGCCCGTGGACCAGCCGTTCACTCTGGAGGCGGGGACGAAGATCTGGGGTTACCCGAAAGTCATGGCGGACTTCACGATTCGCGAGGGCCGTCAGTTCGGGTTCGACTGCGTGATCGACGGGCAACTGGTGATCGGGATGGACTTCCGTCCCGGCCTGCCGATCCGGCTGACCCCACGCCAGCAGGCGCAGCGCAGCTACTCCCACCGCGACGGGATCACCCGCGAGACGGCCTTCGAGCACACCCTGGACGGTGTACGGACACGGCTTGGTGGCGTGAGCGTCCGGCTGGGCGATCATCCATACGCGAAAGAGCTTGCATCGCTTGGTCTTCCGAAGCGTGCGTTGCTGTCCAGCTCTGCTGACCAGGTTCAGATGACATTCGGCGATGCCCAGGAGATCTCATGA
- a CDS encoding cytochrome P450: MTMTKPDVDLTDGAFYAGDSRSIYKWMRENEPVFRDRNGLAAASTYQSVIEAERNPELFSNAGGIRPDQPGVEMMIEMDDPQHLLRRKLVNYGFTRKRVKNLEASITSLCDTLIDAVCERGECDFVWDLAAPLPMAVIGDMLGVRPEERAMFLKWSDDLVSSLSSTAAEADIQVTMEAFATYSQYMMGMIEERKKDPTDDLVSVLVHAQVEGAGLEDHQIVTEVLLLLIGGDETTRHTLSGGTRQLLQHPDQHKRLAGDLSLLPNAIEEMLRWTAPVKNMARTITADTEFHGTELHEGEKMILLFESANFDEKVFDEPESFNIERYPNNHLAFGFGTHFCLGNQLARLELSIMQTRLLQRLPDMRLASPDAQLPLRPANFVSGLEKMPVTFTPNAPLA, encoded by the coding sequence ATGACGATGACCAAACCCGACGTCGACTTGACGGACGGTGCTTTCTACGCCGGTGACTCCCGGTCGATCTACAAATGGATGCGCGAGAACGAGCCGGTCTTCAGAGACCGCAATGGGCTGGCCGCGGCCTCGACGTATCAGTCCGTCATCGAGGCCGAGCGCAACCCGGAGTTGTTCTCGAATGCCGGCGGCATCCGCCCCGACCAGCCGGGCGTCGAGATGATGATCGAGATGGACGATCCGCAACATCTGTTGCGCCGCAAGCTCGTCAACTACGGGTTCACCCGCAAGCGGGTGAAGAACCTCGAGGCCTCGATTACCTCGCTGTGCGACACGCTGATCGACGCGGTGTGCGAACGCGGTGAGTGCGACTTCGTCTGGGACCTGGCCGCGCCGCTGCCGATGGCGGTCATCGGCGACATGCTCGGTGTGCGTCCCGAGGAACGCGCGATGTTCCTCAAATGGTCCGACGATTTGGTCAGTTCCTTGAGCAGCACTGCGGCCGAGGCGGATATCCAGGTCACGATGGAGGCCTTCGCCACCTACAGCCAATACATGATGGGCATGATCGAGGAGCGCAAGAAGGACCCGACCGACGACCTGGTCAGCGTTCTCGTACACGCGCAGGTCGAAGGGGCGGGGCTGGAAGACCACCAGATCGTCACCGAGGTGCTGCTGCTACTGATCGGCGGCGACGAGACCACGCGGCACACGCTGTCGGGCGGAACCAGGCAACTGCTGCAGCACCCCGATCAGCACAAGCGCCTGGCCGGCGATCTGAGCTTGCTGCCCAACGCAATTGAAGAGATGCTGCGCTGGACCGCGCCGGTGAAGAACATGGCGCGCACGATCACCGCGGACACCGAGTTCCACGGGACCGAGTTGCACGAGGGCGAGAAGATGATCCTGCTGTTCGAGTCGGCGAACTTCGACGAGAAGGTCTTCGACGAGCCGGAGAGTTTCAACATCGAGCGCTACCCGAACAACCACCTCGCGTTCGGCTTTGGCACGCACTTCTGTCTCGGCAACCAACTCGCCCGTCTCGAGCTGTCGATCATGCAGACGCGGCTGCTGCAGCGCCTGCCGGACATGCGGCTGGCCTCTCCAGACGCGCAGCTGCCGTTGCGGCCGGCGAACTTCGTGTCCGGCCTGGAGAAGATGCCCGTCACGTTCACCCCCAACGCCCCGCTGGCCTAG
- a CDS encoding crotonase/enoyl-CoA hydratase family protein: MAEAPANEPTGPDALVEQRGHTLIVTLNRPHARNALSTEMMEIMVQAWDRVDNDDDIRCCILTGAGGYFCAGMDLKAATKKPPGESFKDGSYDPSRIDALLKGRRLTKPLIAAVEGPAIAGGTEILQGTDIRIAGESAKFGISEAKWSLYPMGGSAVRLVRQIPYTVACDLLLTGRHITAAEAKEMGLIGHLVPDGQALTKALEIAELIENNGPLAVQAILRAIRETEGMHENDAFKIDTQIGIKVFLSDDAKEGPRAFAEKRKPNFQNK, encoded by the coding sequence GTGGCGGAGGCGCCAGCAAACGAACCAACGGGACCCGACGCGCTGGTCGAGCAGCGCGGTCACACCCTCATCGTCACCCTGAACCGACCACACGCCCGCAACGCGCTGAGCACCGAAATGATGGAAATCATGGTGCAGGCCTGGGACCGCGTCGACAACGACGATGACATCCGGTGCTGCATCCTGACCGGGGCCGGTGGCTACTTCTGCGCCGGCATGGACCTCAAGGCAGCAACCAAGAAGCCGCCGGGCGAATCCTTCAAGGACGGCAGCTACGACCCGTCACGCATCGACGCCCTGCTGAAGGGCCGTCGGCTGACCAAGCCGCTGATCGCCGCCGTCGAGGGACCCGCGATCGCCGGGGGCACCGAGATCCTGCAGGGCACCGACATCCGCATCGCGGGCGAGAGCGCCAAGTTCGGCATCTCCGAGGCCAAGTGGAGCCTGTACCCGATGGGCGGCTCGGCCGTCCGACTGGTGCGCCAGATCCCCTACACCGTCGCCTGTGACCTGTTGCTGACCGGCCGGCACATCACCGCCGCCGAGGCCAAGGAGATGGGCCTGATCGGGCATCTGGTGCCGGACGGGCAGGCGCTGACCAAGGCGCTCGAGATCGCCGAGCTGATCGAGAACAACGGCCCACTGGCCGTGCAGGCGATTCTGCGGGCGATCCGCGAGACCGAGGGCATGCACGAGAACGACGCGTTCAAGATCGACACCCAGATCGGGATCAAGGTGTTCTTGTCCGACGACGCCAAGGAAGGCCCGCGGGCGTTCGCCGAAAAGCGCAAGCCCAACTTCCAGAACAAGTAG
- a CDS encoding acyl-CoA synthetase: MAVALNIADLAEHAIDAVPDRVALICGDQQLTYAELEEKANRLAHYLAEQGVQKDDKVGLYCRNRIEIVIAMLGIIKAGAILVNVNYRYVEGELRYLFDNSDMVALVHERQYSDRVANVLPETPNVKTILVVEDGSDNDFQQYGGVEFYAAIAQSSPERDFGERSADDIYLLYTGGTTGFPKGVMWRHEDIYRVLFGGTDFATGEFISDEYDLAKAAAANPPMVRHPIPPMIHGATQSATWMSIFSGQTTVLAPEFNADEVWRTIHDHKVNLLFFTGDAMARPLLDALLAHQDKGNEYDLSSLFLLASTAALFSPSIKEKFLELLPNRVITDSIGSSETGFGGTSIVAKDAPHSGGPRVTIDHRTVVLDDDGNEVQPGSGVRGFIAKKGNIPVGYYKDEKKTAETFKTINGVRYAIPGDYATVEEDGSVTMLGRGSVSINSGGEKIYPEEVEAALKGHPDVFDALVVGVPDPRYGQHVAAVVQARSGTRPSLSELDSFVRSEIAGYKVPRSLWLVDEVKRSPAGKPDYRWAKEQTEARPADDVHAAHATA, translated from the coding sequence GTGGCCGTGGCCCTGAATATTGCCGACCTTGCCGAGCACGCCATCGACGCCGTGCCTGACCGTGTAGCGCTCATCTGCGGCGATCAACAGCTGACCTACGCCGAGCTGGAGGAGAAGGCCAACCGCCTCGCGCACTACCTGGCCGAACAGGGTGTGCAGAAGGACGACAAGGTCGGACTTTACTGCCGCAACCGCATCGAAATCGTGATCGCGATGCTCGGCATCATCAAGGCCGGCGCCATCCTGGTGAACGTCAACTACCGCTACGTCGAGGGCGAGCTTCGCTACCTGTTCGACAACTCCGACATGGTCGCGCTGGTCCACGAGCGCCAGTACTCCGACCGGGTGGCGAATGTCTTGCCGGAGACGCCCAATGTCAAGACGATCCTCGTCGTGGAGGACGGCAGCGACAACGACTTCCAGCAATACGGCGGCGTCGAGTTCTACGCCGCGATCGCGCAGAGTTCACCCGAGCGCGACTTCGGCGAACGCAGCGCCGACGACATCTACCTGCTCTACACCGGCGGCACCACCGGATTCCCGAAGGGCGTGATGTGGCGCCACGAGGACATTTACCGCGTGCTGTTCGGTGGAACCGACTTCGCCACAGGCGAATTCATCTCCGACGAGTACGACCTGGCCAAGGCCGCCGCGGCCAACCCGCCGATGGTCCGGCACCCGATTCCGCCGATGATTCACGGCGCCACCCAGTCGGCCACCTGGATGTCGATCTTCTCGGGTCAAACCACCGTTCTCGCACCGGAATTCAACGCCGACGAAGTCTGGCGCACGATTCACGACCACAAGGTGAACCTGCTGTTCTTCACCGGCGACGCGATGGCGCGACCGTTGCTCGACGCGCTGCTGGCGCACCAGGACAAGGGCAACGAGTACGACCTGTCGTCGCTGTTCCTGCTCGCCTCCACCGCGGCGCTGTTCTCGCCGAGCATCAAGGAGAAGTTCCTCGAGCTGCTGCCCAACCGGGTCATCACCGACTCGATCGGCTCCTCGGAGACCGGCTTCGGCGGCACCAGCATCGTCGCCAAGGATGCGCCGCACAGCGGCGGCCCGCGGGTGACGATCGACCACCGCACCGTCGTCCTCGACGACGACGGCAACGAGGTTCAGCCCGGCTCGGGAGTGCGCGGCTTCATCGCCAAGAAGGGCAACATTCCCGTCGGCTATTACAAGGACGAGAAGAAGACCGCCGAGACGTTCAAGACCATCAACGGCGTCCGTTACGCGATCCCCGGCGACTACGCCACGGTCGAGGAGGACGGCAGCGTCACGATGCTCGGCCGTGGCTCGGTGTCGATCAACAGCGGCGGCGAGAAGATCTACCCCGAGGAGGTCGAGGCCGCGCTCAAGGGGCACCCCGACGTCTTCGATGCCTTGGTGGTCGGTGTGCCCGATCCCCGATACGGGCAGCACGTGGCAGCCGTCGTGCAGGCGCGGTCCGGGACGCGGCCGTCGCTGTCGGAGCTGGACAGCTTCGTGCGTTCCGAGATCGCGGGATACAAAGTGCCGCGCAGTCTTTGGCTCGTCGATGAGGTGAAGCGTTCGCCCGCCGGTAAGCCCGACTACCGCTGGGCCAAGGAGCAGACCGAGGCGCGTCCGGCCGACGACGTGCATGCCGCTCACGCGACTGCCTGA
- a CDS encoding fructosamine kinase family protein encodes MTDFVKQHAGAPAGYFAWEAAGLRWLSAVAGGVPGAPIVSVDATSLTLRRLESVRPDPAAAHIFGSQLAVTHDAGAPAFGAGPDGWDGPGFFGPLSQPLPMSLRRHLRWGEFYAEERLAPMLELATAHLDASARDAIDAVLARCRAGDFDDDDRPARLHGDLWGGNVMWTPDGVVLIDPAAHAGHRETDLAMLALFGCPHYDDIVVGYQQVRPLHPGWRDRIRLHQLFPLLAHVVLFGGGYAAQTHAAARAALAV; translated from the coding sequence GTGACCGACTTCGTCAAACAGCACGCGGGCGCGCCCGCCGGCTACTTCGCCTGGGAAGCCGCGGGGCTGCGATGGCTTTCGGCGGTCGCCGGCGGCGTGCCCGGTGCGCCGATCGTTTCGGTTGACGCAACGAGCCTGACCCTGCGCCGACTCGAATCGGTGCGTCCCGACCCGGCGGCGGCGCACATCTTCGGCAGCCAACTGGCCGTCACGCACGACGCGGGCGCGCCGGCATTCGGCGCGGGTCCCGACGGCTGGGATGGGCCGGGCTTCTTCGGGCCGTTGTCTCAACCATTGCCGATGTCGCTGCGGCGCCACCTGCGCTGGGGCGAGTTCTACGCCGAAGAGCGGCTGGCTCCGATGCTCGAACTCGCGACGGCGCACCTCGATGCGTCGGCCCGTGACGCGATCGACGCCGTGCTGGCGCGTTGCCGGGCAGGCGATTTCGACGATGACGACCGGCCGGCCCGGCTGCACGGCGATTTGTGGGGCGGCAACGTGATGTGGACGCCCGACGGTGTGGTGCTGATCGACCCGGCCGCGCACGCCGGGCATCGCGAGACCGACCTGGCGATGCTCGCGCTGTTCGGCTGCCCGCACTACGACGACATCGTCGTGGGCTACCAGCAGGTACGACCGCTGCACCCCGGTTGGCGCGACCGCATCCGGCTGCATCAGCTCTTTCCGCTGCTGGCCCATGTCGTGTTGTTCGGGGGCGGGTACGCGGCGCAGACGCATGCCGCCGCCCGCGCCGCGCTGGCCGTCTGA
- the pstS gene encoding phosphate ABC transporter substrate-binding protein PstS: MKIRLRVLVAAVPLMLITAACGSNSTGASSTSVAAVDIATAPPTSKVVLSEIGSKDLYPVLAAWVAAYHSKYLNVTINIDRQPAAVGILQAAAGAVNLGASGVPLSEADMAAHPGLMNIALTVSAVYVHYNLPGVTESLKLNGKVLAAMYQGTIKTWNDPQIAALNPGVSLPPTQVVPLHRSDPGTSDTFLFTQYLSKQDPEGWGKSPGFGATIDFPAVPGALGETGVPGMAGMVTRCAENQGCIAYLASSYHEQASQRGLGEAQLANASGNYVMPEAESIEAEAAGSAAQVPANQVLSLVNGPAPNGYPIVNYEYAIVYAKQKDPAVAQTMQAFLHWVVTDGSKPNFLDAVHIYLRPLPDSVEKLSEAQIAKITS, from the coding sequence ATGAAAATTCGTTTGCGCGTACTGGTGGCGGCCGTGCCGCTGATGCTGATCACAGCTGCCTGCGGTTCGAACTCAACAGGTGCTTCGTCGACCTCCGTCGCCGCCGTCGACATCGCGACCGCGCCGCCGACGTCAAAAGTGGTCTTGTCGGAGATCGGTTCCAAGGATCTCTACCCGGTGCTCGCTGCGTGGGTTGCGGCCTATCACTCCAAGTACCTCAATGTCACGATCAATATCGACCGCCAGCCGGCCGCGGTCGGGATCTTGCAGGCTGCGGCCGGGGCGGTCAACCTCGGCGCTTCCGGCGTCCCCCTGTCCGAGGCTGACATGGCGGCCCACCCAGGGCTGATGAACATCGCACTGACCGTTTCCGCCGTGTACGTCCACTACAACCTGCCCGGTGTCACCGAGAGCCTCAAACTGAATGGCAAAGTGCTGGCGGCCATGTACCAGGGCACGATCAAAACCTGGAACGACCCGCAGATCGCCGCTCTGAACCCGGGGGTGAGTCTGCCGCCCACTCAGGTCGTTCCGCTCCACCGTTCCGACCCCGGGACCAGCGACACCTTCCTGTTCACCCAGTATCTGTCCAAGCAGGACCCCGAGGGCTGGGGTAAGTCGCCCGGCTTCGGCGCCACCATCGACTTCCCCGCGGTGCCGGGCGCACTCGGTGAGACCGGCGTGCCGGGCATGGCGGGCATGGTGACCCGCTGTGCCGAAAACCAGGGCTGCATCGCCTATCTCGCGAGCAGCTACCACGAGCAGGCCAGCCAAAGGGGACTGGGCGAGGCCCAGTTGGCCAATGCGTCGGGCAATTACGTAATGCCCGAGGCCGAAAGCATTGAGGCAGAGGCCGCCGGGTCCGCCGCGCAGGTGCCCGCGAACCAGGTGCTCTCGCTGGTCAACGGGCCCGCCCCGAACGGCTACCCGATCGTCAACTACGAGTACGCGATCGTCTACGCCAAGCAGAAGGATCCCGCTGTGGCGCAGACGATGCAGGCTTTCCTGCACTGGGTGGTGACCGACGGCAGCAAACCCAACTTCCTGGACGCGGTACACATCTACCTTCGGCCGCTGCCGGACTCGGTCGAGAAGCTGTCCGAGGCTCAGATCGCCAAGATCACCAGCTAG
- a CDS encoding amidohydrolase family protein gives MTIDVWMQHPTARFLRSDMLASLRRWTGGSIPDADVPIDITVAAMDAADVGFGLLSAWYGPNGQDLISNDEVAAWIRLHPNRFAGLATVDLDRPMQAVRELRRRVAEGFVGLRVVPWLWNAPPTDRRYYPLFAECVEAAVPFCTQVGHTGPLRPSETGRPIPYIDQVALDFPELVIVCGHVGYPWTEEMVAVARKHENVYIETSAYTIRRLPDELVRFMKTGTGQRKVLFGTNYPMITHAHALAGLDELGLDDEARHDFLHGNAERVFRLEANR, from the coding sequence ATGACGATCGATGTGTGGATGCAGCACCCGACTGCGCGGTTCCTGCGCAGCGACATGCTGGCGTCGCTACGTCGCTGGACCGGAGGGTCCATCCCGGACGCCGATGTTCCGATCGACATCACGGTCGCGGCGATGGACGCGGCCGACGTCGGCTTCGGGCTGCTCAGCGCGTGGTACGGCCCCAACGGTCAGGACCTCATTTCCAACGACGAGGTCGCCGCATGGATTCGGTTGCACCCGAACCGGTTTGCCGGTCTGGCGACCGTCGATCTCGATCGCCCGATGCAGGCGGTCCGCGAGCTACGGCGCCGGGTCGCCGAGGGATTCGTCGGCCTGCGGGTGGTGCCCTGGCTGTGGAACGCGCCGCCCACCGATCGCCGTTACTACCCGCTGTTCGCCGAGTGCGTCGAGGCCGCCGTTCCGTTCTGCACCCAGGTCGGTCACACCGGCCCGCTGCGGCCCTCGGAGACCGGGCGCCCGATTCCCTACATCGACCAGGTGGCGCTGGACTTTCCCGAACTGGTGATCGTGTGCGGACACGTCGGCTATCCATGGACCGAGGAGATGGTGGCCGTCGCGCGCAAACATGAGAACGTCTACATCGAAACGTCGGCCTACACCATCCGGCGGCTGCCCGACGAACTGGTCCGGTTCATGAAAACCGGTACCGGACAACGCAAAGTCCTGTTCGGCACCAACTACCCGATGATCACTCACGCGCATGCTTTGGCCGGGCTCGACGAACTCGGGCTCGACGACGAGGCGCGCCACGACTTTCTCCACGGCAACGCCGAACGCGTATTCAGACTGGAGGCAAACAGGTGA
- a CDS encoding acetolactate synthase large subunit, which yields MNGAQALINTLVDGGVDVCFANPGTSEMHFVAALDTVPQMRGVLALFEGVATGAADGYARIAQRPAAVLLHLGPGLGNGLANLHNARRAHVPMVVVVGDHATYHKKYDAPLESDIDALAGSVSGWVRRTATAADVALDAAEAIAACRASSQISTLILPADASWSDGAAPAAATPVRPASADPLLAAEVAEVLRSGEPAVIMVGGDATRAAGLAAAARIAQATGARWLCETFPTRLARGAGVPAVERLAYFAEAATAQLDGAKHLILAGAKSPVSFFAYPNMPSDLVPAGCEVHVLAEYGGAADALIALADEIAPGTVAPLAAALRPQLPTGALTSASAADVIGALMPERAIVVDESNTSGLLLAQATAGAPAHDWLTLTGGAIGYGIPTAVGAAVAAPDRPVLCLESDGSAMYTISGLWTQARENLDVTTVVYDNSAYDILRIELQRVGAGSAPGPKALDLLDLSRPTMDFVKIAEGMGVPARRVNTAEEFADALRAALAEPGPHLIDAVVPSITG from the coding sequence GTGAACGGTGCGCAGGCTCTGATCAACACCCTGGTCGACGGCGGTGTCGACGTCTGCTTCGCCAACCCCGGCACCTCGGAGATGCATTTCGTGGCCGCGCTGGACACCGTTCCTCAAATGCGAGGCGTGCTAGCCCTTTTCGAGGGCGTCGCCACGGGAGCGGCCGACGGATACGCTCGTATCGCCCAGCGGCCGGCGGCGGTGCTGTTGCATCTGGGCCCCGGATTGGGCAACGGCCTGGCCAACCTGCACAACGCGCGGCGGGCTCACGTACCGATGGTGGTCGTTGTCGGGGACCACGCCACGTATCACAAAAAGTACGATGCCCCACTGGAATCCGATATCGATGCGCTCGCGGGCAGCGTCTCGGGCTGGGTGCGCCGCACGGCCACTGCCGCCGACGTGGCACTCGACGCCGCCGAGGCGATCGCGGCGTGCCGGGCCAGCTCGCAGATCTCCACGCTGATCCTGCCCGCTGACGCGTCCTGGTCGGACGGCGCCGCGCCCGCCGCCGCGACACCAGTGCGGCCGGCAAGCGCGGACCCGCTGCTGGCGGCCGAGGTCGCGGAGGTCTTGCGATCGGGAGAACCGGCGGTGATCATGGTGGGCGGCGACGCCACCCGTGCCGCCGGGCTGGCCGCGGCCGCGCGGATAGCGCAGGCGACCGGGGCCCGCTGGCTGTGCGAGACCTTCCCGACGCGCCTGGCACGTGGCGCCGGCGTCCCCGCCGTCGAACGGCTGGCGTACTTCGCCGAGGCCGCCACGGCCCAACTGGATGGCGCCAAGCATCTGATCCTGGCCGGTGCCAAATCTCCGGTGTCCTTCTTCGCCTACCCGAACATGCCCAGCGACCTGGTCCCGGCCGGCTGCGAGGTGCATGTGCTCGCGGAGTACGGCGGTGCGGCCGACGCGCTCATTGCATTGGCTGACGAGATCGCCCCCGGCACGGTTGCCCCATTGGCCGCCGCCCTGCGCCCGCAGCTGCCGACCGGCGCGCTGACCTCGGCGTCGGCGGCCGACGTGATCGGCGCGCTGATGCCCGAACGGGCGATCGTCGTCGACGAGTCGAACACCTCGGGTCTGCTGCTGGCACAGGCCACCGCGGGTGCACCGGCCCATGACTGGCTGACGCTGACGGGCGGGGCTATCGGCTACGGCATCCCCACCGCGGTCGGTGCCGCGGTGGCTGCCCCGGACCGTCCGGTGCTCTGCCTGGAATCCGACGGGTCGGCGATGTACACGATCTCGGGGCTGTGGACCCAGGCGCGCGAAAACCTCGACGTGACCACGGTGGTGTATGACAACAGCGCCTACGACATCCTGCGCATCGAGCTGCAACGAGTCGGCGCCGGGTCTGCCCCCGGCCCCAAGGCGCTGGATCTGCTCGATTTATCGCGACCCACAATGGATTTCGTCAAGATAGCCGAAGGCATGGGGGTACCGGCCCGGCGGGTGAACACCGCCGAGGAGTTCGCCGATGCGCTGCGCGCAGCCCTCGCCGAACCCGGGCCGCATCTGATCGACGCGGTGGTGCCGTCGATCACCGGTTAG